In Helianthus annuus cultivar XRQ/B chromosome 3, HanXRQr2.0-SUNRISE, whole genome shotgun sequence, a single window of DNA contains:
- the LOC110928637 gene encoding zinc finger CCCH domain-containing protein 11: protein MKPVMQSARVDPKSILCEFFKAGQCAKGFKCKFSHDLNVQRKGEKSDIFSDKRDEGTMDDWDLETLEKVVKSKGKEYNQNKPTDIVCKHLLDAVEKKQYGWFWVCPNGNKECHYRHALPPGYILKSQMKALLEEEANKLAIEDEIENQVKAVCGRLRSNSRSYMLAEEKTLYLLLKNYEQIGRWRYNRI from the exons ATGAAACCGGTCATGCAGTCTGCGA GGGTGGATCCGAAGTCTATATTGTGCGAGTTTTTCAAGGCTGGTCAATGTGCGAAAGGTTTCAAATGCAAGTTTTCTCATGACTTGAATGTACAAAGGAAGGGTGAAAAGTCTGACATTTTCAGTGATAAGCGTGATGAAG GAACAATGGACGACTGGGATTTGGAGACGTTGGAAAAAGTTGTGAAATCAAAAGGAAAAGAGTACAACCAGAATAAACCAACCGACATC GTTTGTAAACACTTGCTCGATGCAGTGGAGAAAAAGCAATATGGTTGGTTCTGGGTATGTCCAAACGGTAATAAAGAGTGCCATTACAGACACGCTCTCCCTCCCGGATACATCTTGAAATCTCAAATGAAAGCTCTTTTAGAAGAAGAGGCTAACAAGCTAGCTATCGAGGATGAGATTGAGAATCAG GTTAAAGCAGTTTGTGGTCGTCTTCGTTCGAATTCACGTAGCTATATGCTTGCTGAAGAGAAAACTCTTTATCTTTTACTGAAAAACTATGAGCAAATCGGAAG ATGGCGATACAATAGAATTTGA